In a genomic window of Jaculus jaculus isolate mJacJac1 chromosome 8, mJacJac1.mat.Y.cur, whole genome shotgun sequence:
- the LOC101598047 gene encoding olfactory receptor 4L1 — MYFKNGSTVTEFILVGFSGEWKLQIFFFVVFSLLYGATVVGNILIMVTVTFSSTLNSPMYFLLGNLSFLDICFSTVTTPKMITNLLAEHKTISVGGCMAQMFFMHFFGGAEMTLLIVMAFDRYVAICKPLHYRTIMSHKLLNGFVILSWIIGFIHTMSQMMLLVNLPFYGNNVVNSIFCDIPLVIKLACAETYTLELFVIADSGLLSFICFILLLVSYTVILVSVKRKSSRGLSKAFFTLSSHVIVVTLFFGPCIFIYIWPFSNFSSNKILDVFYTVITPMLNPCIYTLRNQNMQTAMKKLWFQHVNSA, encoded by the coding sequence atgtattttaaaaatggatcTACCGTGACTGAGTTTATTTTAGTAGGATTTTCTGGAGAATGGAAACttcaaattttcttctttgtggtATTTTCCTTGCTCTATGGCGCTACTGTTgtgggaaacattctcattatGGTCACAGTGACATTTAGTTCCACTCTTAATTCTCCTATGTACTTCCTTCTTGGAAACCTCTCCTTCTTGGACATATGTTTTTCCACTGTCACAACACCCAAGATGATCACAAACTTGCTTGCTGAGCACAAGACCATCTCTGTAGGGGGATGCATGGCCCAGATGTTCTTCATGCACTTCTTTGGAGGTGCAGAGATGACACTCTTGATAGTCATGGCCTTTGACAGATATGTGGCCATATGCAAACCCCTTCACTATAGGACAATCATGAGCCACAAGTTGCTGAATGGTTTTGTCATACTTTCATGGATAATTGGCTTCATACACACCATGAGCCAGATGATGTTACTAGTGAACTTACCTTTCTATGGCAACAATGTTGTAAACAGCATATTTTGTGATATTCCACTAGTGATCAAGCTTGCCTGTGCTGAGACATATACTCTGGAATTATTTGTCATTGCTGATAGTGGACTGCTATCTTTTATCTGTTTCATCCTCTTGCTTGTCTCCTACACTGTCATTTTGGTCAGTGTAAAACGAAAGTCATCTAGAGGGCTCTCCAAGGCTTTTTTTACACTATCTTCCCATGTTATTGTAGTTACCCTATTTTTTGGACCCTGTATTTTTATCTATATCTGGCCATTTAGTAATTTTTCAAGCAATAAAATACTAGATGTATTTTACACTGTTATCACACCCATGCTCAATCCTTGCATTtacacactgagaaatcaaaacaTGCAAACAGCTATGAAAAAATTATGGTTCCAACATGTTAATTCCGCCTAA